tttagatctcaagatcatcgaactcttcttcagggtcttcatcggggtcttcctcagggtttgcatcttcttccatgtcttcatcttgattagactcacttgccatctcctgttcactttcgagctcttcatctgaatcactagaaatctcaatggttggctcatgggtcgctgggttaggattctctgcctcaacatctacattctcattctccacagctacatcattttcctctaggtcattatttacacttactcccataggttcttctgtaactgcatctccaacatgactccctacgattttaccgtctctaaacccactttctgccgcctcaataatggtggtcagaatttctgaatcatatttccatctaccatcccaagtcccatacttagtcaagtttggagttccattatcagaatgcatgtctttaaacttttccttgagttctaggtatggaaatttgttaggtaagcaattaatgatagtagctgctatgatatcctttctcattaagataggttgcccatgaactttagcataatattcacatccaaacacaattttcttcacgtaaatatcaggggtttctatatcaagtttctcgaaggatcctatgttggtatacttggaaagaaacattttattcctgaaataaacaattcaatgtctcactaacgattttccagccaaaacataaacaaggttcaatgatcaataagtttggtggaatcaaacaattctttatgcacatgtaaatgtaacacttaaacaattagcacacgcacgtacataacaatcaatttctaatgctagcgttgactagctactaatgcacatataattctatcttatatgcccttcttatactacccatctctcataaactaaatcattgaaataatttaaatgacgaagtaaaagaacgataatataagaaaattataacatagaataataacataaataaaaatataaaataaataaagtaaaatgaattaaggaaatgcgtagcgaataaattcgaaaataaagttattaattcgaaaaagattttatatttcctaactaacgaattctaacttttaaaccaactaaaaaaaaaatttgaacttcttTAAACAAAATgtgtactcatttttttttttttgaatagtaaataataagaaaaaataaaatgtcgatcgaaagtatcactttaacttgaataataatttgatttcgaatttaaataagaaatattatatactttcaaacaagataaaaggaaatcggccccccaaaaaaaagtaccaattttttgaacactataatacgtagaagctcgatttttaagaaatttattttaaataactagataggtaggcgcctaaaaatttattaaagtaaaaccttagcttctagataccacttgtaacaccccgacaattccctcttttctaaaataaccttttaatataaaacgtagagaattatcaaggcattatcgcccgtgtgaaaacgtatcggcttattcagaattttgcagcggaaaacataaaactaacttttaggttcataaataatctattacatattaggtccaaaccaattaactgaattaaaGAAAtacaaatagtacgacaaatttcaaatccaagttaacaaattaaatcacttaattaaacgaatagaactacaagctctctaatcccgatcccaatgatgcatcatcttcaaacctgtagatgggcaacgcttattgatccttagagactgctcaccaaggatgggtcatcacaggatcaataaggcatagccatgatcaacacacacaaacaaagcacgtaatcagcaaagctgagtactacatactaaaacaacaacgatcctagcatgatactatcaaaccaacaaccctaacatgatactaataaatataagtaaggacaggcaaaacataataaattgacgattatacttgactagactaagctgggcttaataaccataatattattttagttgaaatagacaatggaccgagttgaccatccagaagtcttcactaaggaagacgaggtacgggcgcgactccgtaacctcagtgacctgcgatatcgaggaacgtttaaataaaaataggacacggtgatcaatccggtcccagaaaaggccatgggctaccaccatgaaccccaactcctgtttgtccgtcacttcagacgtgcacagtctaaagctattgctattcagtttcactttacatgatttacaaattgagattccgttatgactcaaccattacataagacagacaattcacatttgttcacaactgtttttatcttggaattaagtaagtgatcataaaagcatcaatcaagactcatccCAACTTAAcaaacctttcctttaaccatgagcaaccctgtatatgggcatagagtttcaacttactaaacaaggtcctccgcccttataaagtagtgaatagatagaaagggaacaacaaccaattgatccaacccaatcatatagaataatctagtgttcccaaccaacatgtttgtatcaaacatccatactaacatgttacagttcttatagtgcaaaataagttcaataagtttgtccaacagtattaaacatgcacattccatataaccaagtttgtctataatatcaacatcaccaagttcaacaataatatcaacatgatttcaacaattagcacacattccaagcacgcaggtatgtacgtaccttgtgtaaacaaactgataggccactttaacgaattcaaaagtcgcccacaaagaattctccgcctaaaataatcaagaaacgtacccaaatcaattcctaataatttacagcaacactaacgtactctaaacacatcctaaacatatttagaacattctccaatatcgaaacttaactaattatcctccaagcataataattattatattaaggATCCCAAATCTTAAACTCCAATAAACTTTccttttaaatttccagcaatctaaaataattaaaagcttgctcaaaatatattcaacatcataaaaaaaaaaaataactttaataatatataatcgttctattatgatttaaagccattaaaacctcaaaagtcacactttactacttaaaggcactaatttaaccaatataataaaatctgaaaattagtaactttattatataattcgtataatctgaaatctataatctaaatcataaaactataactttaattcaagaaaacataatttgaattaataaaacatgattaaaccctaacttatattttaatcaaccaaactgaaaataattagtttataatatcaacaccaaatctgaaaatcatattcaaaccataaagattataaatttaattcaagaacataatttaaattattaaaacttaattaaattcgttaattaactTAGGTTTAGGGAACAACCGAAATCAAGGAGGAGAGGAGATGGCTGGGCGGCGGCTGATGGCTGGTTGACGAAGGTGGTGGTGCGCGGCGACGAGGAGGCTCGCGAACGACTGCAATGTTGCTTGCGAAAGGAGAACCGAGCAGCAAGCAAAGGGGGAAAAGAGAAGGGACGAACGAGAGAAGTGATGGCCGCAAGGGCAGCGACGACGGCCAGCTTCAGGCGGTGCAGGTGGTCGTCGCGGTGCGGCGTGGCAAGGTGGCAGCGGTTGACAGTGGTGGTGCTGTGCGGAAAACCAACATCATGGTTAAGGAGGAGCGAAAATGAAcgaaacaaagaaacaaaagggaagagaaggaagaagaagTTACCGGCGTCCGGCGAGGGAGGTTGCGCGCGACGGAGGAGGTGGCCGGCGGCGTGAGGGATAGCAGCAAGGAGGAGCGGCGGTGGCTGAAGCAGAGAGTCTTGTGCGTTTTCACGTGAATGGTGAAGCAAGGGTTTGagagttttcttttgtttctctttttatttttgtttcacgtgaagttgaatAGGAGAAAGGGTTATGGGTTTATTTGGGGttatttattttgggctttgttatttgggctaggattataATTGAGTTTATGTTTGAATTCGAAACCGATTATGATTGTTTTCTAAGTAAAAAcgtattttcgtaattcaaattcttttcaacataaaattctaaaattatttttgatttcataaatcgttaaaatgtttagaatgtaatcaaataaaataaatatacgttaattatatatttatttctaaaatttataaattctatttaaatataattaactatacgttaaaatatattaataaaatgtataaaattatggGGGATTACAAAGGCTCCTGGAAAGCTGTTcgtaatgagtagaaatgaagctgaacgttctgcagatgtagtttcgggtactttctctgttcactccttacctgttaaaacgttgtttgattcaggggaaacttattcttttatttcgtcctctattgttaaaagtttgaagttagtagattttgagacAATTGATCtacctgttagtatgcctaCTGGTGAACCCATAAGGTGTACGAAagtatttaagaacttgcccttgaagataaaagattgcacttttccatctaatttgatagaatttagtttgggggacctagatgtgattctggggatggattggctaaacttatacaaggccaggatagattgcgagattcagaaagtaagcctaAAGAACCCTACTGGGAAATCAATATCATAGAGACGTTTTGGGAAGACTAGGAACTTTGGGGAGATCTCCGCATTACAAGTGAAGAAATTGGTCAATAAagggtgtgaactatttttctgtagtgtccaagatgtgagtaagaaagttggggtaaagatagaggatgtcccaatcgtaagagaatttgtagatgtatttccggatgagattccgggtatgccaccggctagagcccttgagtttaccatagagttaaatcccggaaccgcacctatatccaaagcaccttataggatggaacccccagaaatgagtgagttaaagacacaattgcaggacttgttcgacaaggggtacattaggcctagtgcatcaccgtggggagctccagtattgtttgtcaaaaagaaagatgggattatgcggctatgtattgattatagggagttgaacaacgtaacaatcaaaaacaaatatcctttgcctaggatagatgacctatttgaccagttgaatggggcaagtgtattctcaaagatcgatttgcgttcgggatatcaccaattgagggtagctgagaaagacattcctaagactgcatttaggactcgttatggccattatgagtttacagtaatgccttttgggttaaccaatgcacccaccatatttatggatttgatgaataggattttccatgaattcctagataagtttgtggtggtattcattgatgatattctgatctatTCGAGGAATGAAAAGGAACATGATGAGCATTTGAGGGTcatcttggagacgcttaggaagaaccagttgtatgcaaagttctctaagtgtgagtttcgtctggaaaaggtagcatttttgggacattatgtgtcaaaggaaggagtctctgtggatcctgccaagattcaagcggtgagtgagtggcctactccgaagaatgtgtctgatatttggagtttcttaggtctagctgggtattataggagatttgtgagagatttctcaaaaatagcaagacccatgaccaacttgatgaagaaagaatcaaagtttgagtggagcgaaaaatgcgaggaagccttccaaattctcaaagagcgTTTAACCTCAGCACCTGTTTTGACCTTACCTGatgggaatgaagggtttgaggtatatagtgatgcgtcgaagaatgggttggggtgtgtgttacagcaaaatgggaaggtgattgcgtatgcgtcgcgtcaattaaaaccatatatatgaggctaattaccctacccacgatctagagctagctgcgattgttttcgctttgaaaatttggagacattacctctatggggcaacatgtaagatcttcacagaccacaaaagcctaaaatacattttcacccagaaagatctcaacatgagacaaagaagatggttagagttgatcaaggactatgatttgaacattcagtaccatgaggggaaagcaaatgtagttgccgatgcattgagtaggaaatctagccatagtatgaatgtcttagtagtgcctgaagagttgtgtcgagacatgcagaaacttagcctggaaatagtaaATCCTGGGGAAACCAAAGCAAAACTGAGTGCATTGTCATTGGGGTTGTCCATATTCGAGGAGATTAGAGAAAGTCAAGCTGGGGATGAGTACTTAGGGAAGATCAAAGAAAAGACGGGTCAAGGGAAGGAAGTggatttcaagattcatgaggatggtagtttgaggttcaaagggagatggtgtgtaccacagaagtgtgaagaactcaagagacgtcttatggatgaggggcataatactccatattctgtgcaccctgggggtgacaagttgtacaaagacctgaagcaaatctattggtggcctaatATGAAACGGGAAGTTGCAGAGTTTGTGTACGTCTAGatgcctaacctgtcagaaagtcaaaatagaccacaaaagacccatggggaaagttcaacctttagaagtgcctggatggaagtgggattccatttctatggattttgttactgccttgcctagatcaaagaacggaaatgataccatttgggttattgtggaccgtctaacaaaatcagccgtgtttattccgattaaagagacatggaaaaagaaacagcttgcaaagacttacattaagcatgtagtgaggttgcatggggtcccaaccgatattatctcagaccgtgattcaagattcctctcgaaattttggcaaaaggtccagttgaaccttgggacaactttgaaaatgagcactgctttccaccctgcaaccgatggtcagactgagagaactaaccagactatggaagatatgttgagggcttgtgcgattgactttaagggtagttgggaagaccatctagacttgatcgaattttcatacaacaatagttaccatgcaagcattaagatggcaccttttgaggcactatatgggagaaaatgtagaagtcccacctgctggaatgatttcagtgaaaatatagtcttgggaacggaattcattgaggagactgtcaggaatgtaaaaattattcaggctagaattcaagctgcccaggataggcaaaagagttatgctgatttgaaaagaagagatgatgaatttgcagtaggtgataaagtgttcttgaaagtatcaccaaccaagggtgtgatgagattcgggaaaaaggggaagctaagtgccaagtatgtaggcccatatgagattctgcaacgaatagggaaagtagcatacaagttagccttgccaatggagttcgaaaagaagcacgacgtgtttcacatttcccaactaaagcgctatatccctgatgagcgtcatatcttagagcctgagagaatccagattgatagtagcctcacatacgaagaaagacctgtgaaaatccttgatagaaaagtgcgtagtacacgcaataaggacgtcagcatagtgaaagtactttggtcgaaccacgagtacgaagaggcaacgtgggaagccgaagctgaaatgaagatcaagtatccagagttattttctgaggtgagttacgagggcgtaactcgttttctttaagaggggtagaatgcgatagaaattcgcgcttttacctatttttatggtgtttttatgcattttatgcttatttttagcaacctttacatgatgatgcaagtaaatagattctccgcataagaaaatgtgttcttgagtATTACAAGTAACGCTTAGtcggcaaaagagtgcacaagagtggcacaaagtacttctacaataagaataagttgaaaagtttggaaagatatgtgaatttccgtgtcaagtttcgggacgaaacttcttttaagaggggtagattgtaatcccccgtaactttattatattttatttatatattttaacgtatatttaatatatttaaatgtaatttacgaattttagaaatgaatatgtaattaaaatataattatgttattacattttgaatattttaatgatttatgaaatcaaaattgatttttgaattttacgttaaaacgaattcggattttgaaatcacgttctattgaaattagaaagcaaatccTAACCATTTCGGATTCAGCAACCTAAattctactcctagcccaattgggcaaagcccaaaccaacaaAACCCCAAAACCATACTCCCTTCTCTTTTCCTCATTCACGTAAAAAACAAACCAAACCCTCCTCTCTCTTCCCTCCATACTCACgtgaaacaaacaaaaaaaagaaaagaggaaacTCCTTCCTCCAATCTCACGCTCACCCTCAGTCGTCTCGCCTTCACCACTGTCCGCCAGCCGCCGCACCACCACGACAGCGACCCAGCCGACCACCCTGTTGCGGTAACTCCTTCTTCTCCTTCAAGcttctcctccttcctccttttcttctatttcttttattttcgttCTTATTCTCTTATCCTTCCTCGTTTCGCGCAGCAACACCGCGACCAGGCCAGCCACGACCACCGCACGCAACCCGTGCTCAGCCCTTGCCGCGAGCCACCACTGTCCGCCGGCCAGCACTCCCCTCTCCCTCTTgaattggttatttcttaaaccctaagtaactaattattttaattaattatagttgttaatttaaattatgttcttgatattaaatttataatttttatggtttgaacatgattttcagatttgatgttgagattataaacgaattaattttagttttggttaattgaattataaattatggcttatttatgatttattaatttggattatgttttcttgaattagagTTATGGTTTTGTAATTTAagttataaatttcagattatgcaaattatataataaagttattaattttcagattatcaaattactttgaaatattaattttgattgtttaaagtatgaaattcaaggtttttatgattataaatcatggtaggttgagtatggattattaagtttgttgttttgagatactaggaacgtagattgaccttggtgaagcttttaaatgaatttatattgctgaaaatttaaaatacgatgtttgcaaaaagatttcaacgaatttcaatcactagttcaataattatgatgctaggaaatcaaatgcttaagttttgatattggggaaagttctaaacatgtttaggatgcatttagaatgctttattatggttgccaatgattagaaattgattgggattacttgttggttgttttaggcggagaattctctttaggcgacttttgaaagtgttaaagtggcctatcagtttgtttacacaaggtacgtacatacctgtgtgcttggaatgtgtgctaattgttgaaaccatgttgaattgttgatgaacttggttatgttgatatcgttgatgaatttagtcaggttgaatattgcatgtttaatactgttggttagacatattgaacctatattgcattttgaggattatagcatgttagtatggatggttgatacaaacatgtttgattgggaacactagatt
This sequence is a window from Spinacia oleracea cultivar Varoflay chromosome 1, BTI_SOV_V1, whole genome shotgun sequence. Protein-coding genes within it:
- the LOC130465639 gene encoding uncharacterized protein, whose product is MFLSKYTNIGSFEKLDIETPDIYVKKIVFGCEYYAKVHGQPILMRKDIIAATIINCLPNKFPYLELKEKFKDMHSDNGTPNLTKYGTWDGRWKYDSEILTTIIEAAESGFRDGKIVGSHVGDAVTEEPMGVSVNNDLEENDVAVENENVDVEAENPNPATHEPTIEISSDSDEELESEQEMASESNQDEDMEEDANPEEDPDEDPEEEFDDLEI